The Candidatus Eisenbacteria bacterium DNA segment CGTCCAGCAACAGTGGGTCGAAGCCCGTGGCCGCCAGCCGCGCGGCCTCCGCGTCGTCGGCCAGGACCAGCGCCCGGTAGCCGGGACGCACGTGGGCGACGTCGAATCCGCCCAGCATCAACCGCTCGTGGGAGCCGGGAGCTTCGAGGGAGACCTGCCAGGAGCGAGTCACCCCGCCGGCGCATCGCCCTGGCGCGGAAGAGAGCAGGCACAGGCAGATCGCGAGGATCAGGCCGGATCGGGACATGCAGAACCTCGGTGATGTGAAAGGCCTGCCGTGCAGGGAGATGGGATTGGGCAAGTCGGACGCGGCAGTATACCATCCCGGGCCCGGCCCGCGACACGGGTTCGGGCTGCGGGTTCGGGTTGCGACTTGGGCCCGGCCCGCGAACACTCCGCGCCGCGGATGCATCGAATCCACTGGAGGAAACCAACTTGCCCACGCCCCGGCTGCAACCCCGGGCACTTCACTTCGGCGCCGTGCTCGCGATCCTGCTGACCGCCGCCCCGGCGAGGGCCGGGTCCCCGCCCGTCTCGAGCCCGCCCCCGGTCGTGCCCGCCGCCGAGCGGGTCCGCGGCGTGTGCTGGGAGGGGGGCCGCCCCGTGGTTGCGGCCGACCTGGCCCCGGTGACGGCCCTGGGCGCCGGCTGGATCTCGCAGACTCCCTTCGGGTGGCAGCGCGCGGTGGACGAGCCGCGAATCCGCGTGAATTCCCGCAGCGTGCTGGGCTTTGGCCCCTACTGGGGGGAGACGGATACCGGTCTCGCGGTGACCGCGCGCCTGGCCCACCGCGCAGGGCTCAAGGTGATGCTCAAGCCGCACGTGTGGCTGCACGGCGGCCGCTGGTGTGGCGAGATTCGCATGCGCGACGCGCGCGGCTGGCAGGCGTGGTTCCGCGAGTACACCGCGTTCATCACCCACTACGCCGCGCTGGCGGAGCGGGAGCGCATGGAGATGCTGTGCGTGGGCGTGGAACTGAAGGGCACGGCCTCGCGCGAGCGCGACTGGCGTGCGGTCATCGCCGCCGTGCGCCGCGTGTATCACGGACGGCTCACCTACGCCGCGAACTGGGATGGCGAGGTGGACAGCGTGGCCTTCTGGGACGCGCTCGACGCCATCGGCGTGCAGGCGTATTACCCCCTCTCGGAGTTCCCCTCGCCGGCGGGGGCGGAACTGGAGCGCGGGTGGGAGCGCTGGCGTGAACCCCTGGAGGGCGCGGCGCGCGCCTGGGGACGGCCGGTGCTGTTCACCGAGGTCGGCTACAAGAGCTGCCGCAGCGCCGCGACGCGCCCGTGGGAATGGGACCCCGACGGCCCCGCGGACATGGGCCTGCAGGAGCGCTGCTACGAGGCGCTGTTCCGGGTGTTCTGGGACCGGCCGTGGTTTGCGGGCGTATGCCTGTGGAAGTGGCACCCGAAACACGACGACGCCGGAGGTCCGGCCGACCGGACGTTCACGCCGCAGCACAAGCCCGCCGAGCGCGTGGCGAAGATGTGGTTTTCCCGGCCGATGATCTCACCCTGAGGACTGCGGGGCGGGCGTCGAGGCCCGCTCCCGGCAGGAGTTCACGGAACACGCGCCGCGGCAGGCTCGAGTGACTGCCCGGCGTCGGAATTCCCGGAGAGAGGAAATGCCCGAAGTCCGACCCTTCCGAGCCCTGCGATTCTCCGGCGAGCGCCGCGACCTGAGCCGGGTCATCGCGCCGCCCTACGATGTCATCGAAAGCCCGGCCGAGGTGGCCGGGCTGCGCGAGCGTCACCCGCACAACGTGGTGCGCCTGATCCTGCCCGAGGATCATCCGGGTCAGCCGGACAGCCGCTACCGCGCCTCGCGCGAGCAGTTGGAGGCGTGGTTGGGGGAGGGCGCGCTGGTGCAGGACCCGCACCCGGCGTTCTACCCGTACCGGCAGGCCTACCGACGCAACGGCTCGGGGGTGGCCGAGCGGGTCGGCTTCCTGGGTCTGCTGCGCCTGGAGCCCTTCGGCCGGCAGGTGATGGCCCACGAGAACACGCTGGCGGGGCCGCGCGAGGACCGCTACCGGCTGCTGCGCGAGGTGCGTGTGAACCTGAGCCCGGTCTTCGCGTTGTTCGAGGACCCCGGCGGCCACGTGCGCACCGCGCTCGAGGCCGCCATGACGCGCCCGTGGGACGCCCGCGCGACGCGCGGCGGGCACGATCACGGGCACGACGAGTTGTGGCGCATGGACGAGCCGGAGGCGTGCGAGACCGTGATGCGGGCGCTGCACGGCCAGCCGCTGGTGTTCGCCGACGGGCACCACCGTTACGAGTCGGCGCTGCGGCACCTGGCGGAGATGCGCGAGCGCGGCGAGGATCCGGGCACGGCGGCCTACTGCGTGGCGTTCTTCGCCCCGGTGCCTCAGCCGGGCCTGAGCATCCTGCCGACCCACCGGGTGGTGCACGGCCTGGAGGCCGGCCGGTTCGCCGCGCTCGAGGACACGCTGCGCCGCTTCTTCCTCGTGCGGGCAGCGGGCCGGTGGGACCAGCCCGCCGACGTGGAGCGCTGGGAGCGCGCGGCACCGGCGCGCCCGGGCCGCCTGCTGGGCTTCGCGCGCCGCGGCGACGACACCCTGTGGGACCTGGAACTGCTGCCCGGCAGCGCCCCGGAGGCCCTGGCGGGCCTGCCCGGCCCGCTGCGCGACCTGGATGTCTCGGTCCTGCACGAGGCGGTGCTGCACCAGGCCCTGGGCATCGGGGAGGACGCCCTGCGGCGGCAGGCGAACCTGCGCTACCTGCACGACGCCGGTCCCGCCCTGGAGCAACTGCGAATCGATGCGCAGGCGGTGTTTCTCCTGCGCCCCACGCCCATCGAATCGGTCTTCTCGGTGGCCCGAGCCGGGCTTCGAATGCCCCAGAAGTCCACGTACTTCTACCCTAAAGTCAGTACTGGCTTCGTCTTACACAGACACGAAAGAAAATAGCGATCCCCGGCGGGGATGGTGAAGATTCTTGTTGACAGACACCCCCGGAATGGTATACTTTTGTATCGTCGAATGCGGGCGATGAGTGGTTCGCAAGTAGACCAGATGATCAGGAAAAGATGCCGGACGATAAGCGGCCAGCGTCCGGTGTCCTGGGTGGGTTGCGAAAGCAGCCCACCCTATTTCTTTGTCCCCGGATCGCAGGTTGTGCCCGCGGCGCTCCTCATGCGAGAATTTTCCGGATGACATCCGAGACTTCCCGCCCGACATTCAGGACCGCCCTCCGCCACGTCCCCCTGCCGCTGGCCTTCGTCCTGACCGCGATGCTCACGGTCACCGCCTGCCGCCTGCTCGATCCCGAGCCGCTTCCGGCTCCCAAACCGCGCCTCGTGGTGCAGGACACACTCTCCGCGGTCTCCAAGGGGGCGCGGCTCTACGCGCAGCAGTGCGCCACGTGCCACGGCGATTCGGCGCAGGGACTCCCGGCCCGGGGGCCGGCAATTCAGGGCGCGAGGAACATCGCGGAAATCGTGCGCCACGGCCGAGGTGACATGCCGGCCTACACTGCCTTCGCCGACTCCGAGATTTCCCAAATCGAGCTGTTCCTGGCCCGGTTCGCCCTGCCCACCGACGGGCCCGGGCTGTACTCATACTACTGCGCGCGCTGCCATGGTTCCGCGGCCGAGGGCGGGACGAGCGGGCCGGGGCTCGCCGCGCTCGCGCCGTCCGCATATCCCTCGGTGGACATTCCGGCCTGGTCGGCGGTGAGCCAGGGGACCTACACCATGGCCCGCCTGCCCGGGGTGACCCAGGAGCAGGCCACGCTCATCCAGGCCTGGCTGGCGGCGCTCCCGGCGCCTGCCACGGGGCGGGACCTGTACTTCCGCTACTGCATGCAGTGTCACGGCTCGACCGGGCGGGGCACGGCGCGCTGCCGCGAGGGTGTGCGGGGCAAGTCGGGGGAGGTGTACGAGGCGGTGCGTTACGGCAAGGAGAGCATGCCCTCCTACCCGATGATCTCCAGCGCCGGCATCAGCCAGCTCCAGGCCTACATCCGCTCGATGCCCTAGCGGGGATTGGAAGCGGGCTCACTCGGCGCGCAGGCGCGAGTAGCGGAAGATGTCCTGCTGCGGGTGCACGCCGATGCCGCCGACGGCGTCGTCGAGGTGCGCGATGGCGAGGTGCGTGGGTGGGTCGGCGGCGCGCCCGGCGAGGATCCACTCGCGGGCGTGCTCCTCCAGGTAGGGGTGCGGGAAGGAGTCGCGCAGATTGCGCGCCACGGCCGGGTTGTTGGCGTGCAGGGTCAGCGAGCGCGCGTCCTCCGTCCGCCAGCCGCGGACGCACCATTCGGGAAGGCCCTCCAGCGGCAGGCGAATCTCAGGGGTCGGTCGGATCACGGGGCGCTCCCGGCTCAGGGTTCTTCCGTGGCTGCGTGGGCCACTTCGCGCAGCTTTTCGAGGTCCGGGATCACGAAGCACCCGTCGCCGGTGATGAGCGTGCCCTCGCGGCCCCAGCGCGACATCACGCGGATGGCGGACTCCACGGTGGTGCCCACCAGGTCGGCCACCTCCTGCCGGGACAGGTGGATCGGCACCTCCGTGCCGGTGGCGCCGGGGCGGCCCATGCGCCGCGCCAGGGTGAGGAACAGCTGCGCCACGCGAACCTCCACGCGCTGACCGCGCATCTCCTCGATCTTGCGCGTCAGACTCACGGTGAGCCGCGTGAGTTCCAGCAGCAGCGTGCGCGCGAAGCCGGGGCTGCGATCGAGCAGTTCGAAGTAGTCGCGCCGGGCCAGTTGAAGCACCGTCACCGGCTCCAGGCATACCGCGTCGGCAGGGTAGGCCATGCAGTTGTACACGGCGATGGCCCCCACCGGCTCGCCCTGCCCGAAGATCTCCAGAATGATGTCGCCCGACTGGCCGTGCTTGACGATCTTCACCCGGCCGCGGACCAGGATGCACAGGTGGTCCGAGGGATCGCCTTCGTGCCACAGATAGTCGCCGCGAGTGAGATCCTGCACCGAGGTGACCCCGGCAACGCGGCGCAGGTCGTCGGGGGGCAGCCCGCGGAACATGGGTACACCCCGCAACAGGGCCAGCAGGCGTTCGGAGCGAATGTCGGGACCCAATGTGCCTCCCGCGGATGGGAGGACGGCCTGCCCGGCCGGAGCGGCCATCCTTTGACGCCGAGAGAGTTAGCACGTCCGGGCGCCCGGCGCCACCGGCTCCCGGGCCGGGTGTCGTGGGGCGTCCGGAATGCGCTAGACTCCCTGGCGAAGCCTCTCCGGGAGCGCGCCCTCAGGGCCCGCGCGTCCGCGCGAAACGGGGAGTGCGCGACTTCCGGCGTTTCCGAAGCGTGTCGCCGGGTGGTTGAGGGGAACAGTCCGAGGGAGGTGCGCAGATGAAGGGCAGGATTCTGCCGGGTGGTTTGATGGCACTGGGAGTGGCGGCGTGGGTGACCGCGGCGTTGGCGATGGAGCCGCTGCCGAAGAGCCCGCCGGTGCCCGCGGGCAACCCCATGAGCGCGGCCAAGGTGGAACTCGGCAAGCAGCTGTTCTTCGACCCGCGCCTCTCGCTCACCGGGACGGTGTCGTGCAACTCCTGCCACAACGTGATGGCCGGGGGCGAGGACAACCGGCCCAACTCGGTCGGCGTGGACGGCAGGAAGGGCGGGCGATCCGCGCCCACGGTGTGGAATGCGGCCTTCATGTCGGTGCAATTCTGGGACGGCCGCGCCAGCACGCTCGAGGACCAGGCCAAGGGGCCGATGGTCAACCCGGTCGAAATGGGAATGGCGGACCACTCGCTGGTGATCAAGCGCATCGCCGCGGCGCCCGGCTACCGCCGGCAATTCCAGCGGGTGTTCGGCGGCAGGAACGCGCTCACCATCGACAACGTGGCCCGCGCCATCGCCGCCTACGAGCGCACCCTGATCACGCCGAACAGCCCGGTGGACCGGTACCTGGGCGGGAATGCGAAGGCGCTCTCCGCCGCCGCCGTGCGCGGCAAGGACCTGGTGGAGAAGATCGGTTGCGTCAGCTGCCACAGCGGCCCGAATTTCGCGGGCCCGGTACTGGAGTCCGGCCAGGGCTTCTACCAGAAGTTCCCCACCAACGAGGTCGCCGCCTCCGTGGCCAAGTACGACCTCAAGGCCGACGCGGGCCGCTTCGGGGTGACGAAGAAGGAGGAGGACCGCAATCTGTGGCGCGTCCAGACGTGGCGGAACGTCGCTCTCACGGCGCCGTACTTCCATAACGGGTCGGTCCCGACGCTGCGGGAAGCGGTGACGGTGATGGCGAAGACACAGCTCGACAAGGACCTCACGCCCGCGGAGAGCGCCGACATCGTCGCATTCCTCGAGGGCCTCACCGGGGAGTTCCCCCGGCAGACGCTGCCGCGCCTGCCGGCGACCTCGGGAACCAGCCTGGTGGACTAGGCAAGCGTCGCACGTGCCGGCGCGGGGCGGGACGGATCGCGGGATCCGCCCCGCCCCGTTCTCCTTCCCTCCGGAAATCCCCGCTCCCGGCGGTATGACCGCCATCATACGCGCTGCCCGCCCCGGCCTTGAGTCGGCTGTAATCCCAAGCAGTTGCGACGTTGCAACGCCCGCGCTGATCCTGCCTCCGCGCTGACCCCCGTCATGGGGGCGGGGGCCGTTTCCCGTCACAATCGCCTCCATGTCGCCTCTCCCCGATGCATCCCGCGCGCCCGGCCACACCGCTCCCGGCTTCTTCGACCGGCTGCGCCACGACCATCGGCGGGTGCTGGAGCAGGTCGCGGAGCTGGAGGAGGAGGCGCTGGGCGGTCGCAGGCGCGCCGCACGCGCCCTTCCCAGCGACGGGGCCCTCCATCGCTTCGCCGAGATGCTCCTGCGGCAGTTCGACACCCACATGGCCGCCGAGGACGAGTTGCTGTTTCCGGCGCTGCTCGCCGTGATGCCGGAGGCCCGCGACAGCGTGGAGCCACTCTCGGCCGACCACGTCGAACTGCGCGGCATGCTCTCGCGACTGCGGTTCCTGCTGGGCGAGGCTCCGTCGGAGCCGCGGGACGGGCAGGTGCGGGTGCTGGTGGCCGACCTGGTGGATCTGTTGCGGATCCACATCCGGAAGGAAGAGCGGGCCGTGTTCCGAGTCGCACAGAGCGTCCTGGATCCCGCGGGGATCGAGGCGCTGGATGCGGGGCTGGCGGTCCTGGAACTGGGCACGGCGCGCCGGGACGACCCGGCGGGCCAAGACTGAAAGTGAGGAGCCGGGTGAAGGTCTGCTGGAGATGGGCGCTGCTGGCGAGCGCGCTGGCGGGTCTGGCGGCCGCCGGGTGCGGCGGTCAGAAGCAGGAGGGCACCGCGAAGGAAGCGCAGGGCGGTGGAACGCCCCCGGTTTCGAAGTACGACCGGGGCCCACGCGCGTTCGCCTCGCCCATGGACGACTCCAGGGCGGCCCAGGGAGAACAGCTGTTCCAGAAGAAGGGCTGTTCGGCGTGCCACGCGTTCGGCCGGAAGCTCAACTGCCCGGATCTGAAGGGCGTGACCGGCCGCCGCACCGCGGAGTGGATGGAGAACCAGATCCTGCACCCCGAGATCATGATCAAGGAGGATCCGATTTCCCGCCAGCTGTTCACGCAGTTTGCGCTGCAGATGCCCAACCAGGGCCTGACGCAGGAAGAGGCCCGCGCGGTGATCGAGTTCTTCAAGAAGAAGGACCGCGAGCCCGCCGCGGCCCGCTGACCCCCACCCGGAGGAGGAGTGATGCTCAAGACCCGCTGGACCTGGTTCGCCGCTGCGGGGGCGCTGACCCTGTGGGCCGCGCTCTCGTGGATGGGCTGTTCGGGCGGCGCCAAGGGAGGCGCAGGCAACTTCGCCTCGGCCGCGCAAAAGGTGTACGTGAAGCCCGGCGAGCACGACGCCTACTACGCTTTCTTCTCGGGCGGACATTCCGGCCAGGTGTTCGTGTACGGGATGCCATCCTGCCGTCACATCACCACCATCCCGGTATTCACCCCCGAGCCGGCCAAGGGGTACGGGGTGGACGAGGAGTCGCGCGAGATGCTCAAGGGCTACACCTGGGGCGACGCGCACCACCCGGGGCTGTCCGAGACCGACGGCGACTACGACGGACGCTGGCTGTTCATCAACGACATGCCCAACGCACGGATCGCGCGCATAGACCTGAGGGACTTCGTCACCCACGAGATCTTCGGGCCCATTCCGAACGTTTCGGCCGCGCACGCGTGTCCGTTCCCCACGCCCAACACCGAGTATGTGTTCGCGGCGTCGCGCTTCTCGGCCCCCGTGCCGGTGGGCAGCTACAGCCGCGTCGAGGATTACGGGAAGAACTTCAAGGGCATCATCGCGGGCGTGAAGGTGGATCCGAAGAGCGGCCACATGAGCCTGGGCTTCGAGATCCTCATGCCGCCCTTCGACTGGGACCTGGCCGACGCGGGCAAGGGCCCCAGCCACGGGTGGGAGTTCTTCACCTGCTACAACAGCGAGGGGGCCTTCGACTCGCTGGAGACCAAGGCCTCGCAGAACGAGATGGACTACGTCGCCGCCGTGGACTGGCGTGCCGCGCAGAAGGCGGTGGACGAGGGCAAGGCCCGGCAGATCGGCGGCGCCCCGGTGCTGGACCCCGCCACGGTGAAGGGGATCGTCTACCTGGTGCCGGTGCCCAAGAGCCCGCACGGCGTGGACGTGGATCCCAGCGGCGAGTACATCTGCTGCGCCGGCAAGCTGCAGGCCGAGGTCAGCGTGTTCAGCTTCAAGAAGATCGCCGCGGCCATCGCGGCGGGGCAGTTTGACGGCGAGAAGGACGGCATTCCGGTCCTCAAGTACGCCGACTGCCTGGAAGCCAGGGTGCCCGTGGGCCTGGGGCCGCTGCACACCCAGTTCGACGGCAAGGGCTTCGCGTACACCTCGCTGTTCCTCGACTCCAAGATCGCCAAGTGGAAGGTGGGGCCGCCGTGGAAGGTGGTGGATGACATTGATGTCTACTACTCCATCGGCCACCTCATGGCATCCGAGGGCGACACGCGCCACCCCACGGGCGAGTACGTGGTGGCCCTCGACAAGCTGTCCAAGGACCGCTATCTGCAGGTGGGCCCGGCGCACCCGGAGGCCGCGCAGCTGATTGACCTCCGCGGGCCGAAGATGGAGCTGCTGTACGACTTCCCGACCTACC contains these protein-coding regions:
- a CDS encoding DUF1015 domain-containing protein is translated as MPEVRPFRALRFSGERRDLSRVIAPPYDVIESPAEVAGLRERHPHNVVRLILPEDHPGQPDSRYRASREQLEAWLGEGALVQDPHPAFYPYRQAYRRNGSGVAERVGFLGLLRLEPFGRQVMAHENTLAGPREDRYRLLREVRVNLSPVFALFEDPGGHVRTALEAAMTRPWDARATRGGHDHGHDELWRMDEPEACETVMRALHGQPLVFADGHHRYESALRHLAEMRERGEDPGTAAYCVAFFAPVPQPGLSILPTHRVVHGLEAGRFAALEDTLRRFFLVRAAGRWDQPADVERWERAAPARPGRLLGFARRGDDTLWDLELLPGSAPEALAGLPGPLRDLDVSVLHEAVLHQALGIGEDALRRQANLRYLHDAGPALEQLRIDAQAVFLLRPTPIESVFSVARAGLRMPQKSTYFYPKVSTGFVLHRHERK
- a CDS encoding c-type cytochrome, with the translated sequence MTSETSRPTFRTALRHVPLPLAFVLTAMLTVTACRLLDPEPLPAPKPRLVVQDTLSAVSKGARLYAQQCATCHGDSAQGLPARGPAIQGARNIAEIVRHGRGDMPAYTAFADSEISQIELFLARFALPTDGPGLYSYYCARCHGSAAEGGTSGPGLAALAPSAYPSVDIPAWSAVSQGTYTMARLPGVTQEQATLIQAWLAALPAPATGRDLYFRYCMQCHGSTGRGTARCREGVRGKSGEVYEAVRYGKESMPSYPMISSAGISQLQAYIRSMP
- a CDS encoding Crp/Fnr family transcriptional regulator, with product MGPDIRSERLLALLRGVPMFRGLPPDDLRRVAGVTSVQDLTRGDYLWHEGDPSDHLCILVRGRVKIVKHGQSGDIILEIFGQGEPVGAIAVYNCMAYPADAVCLEPVTVLQLARRDYFELLDRSPGFARTLLLELTRLTVSLTRKIEEMRGQRVEVRVAQLFLTLARRMGRPGATGTEVPIHLSRQEVADLVGTTVESAIRVMSRWGREGTLITGDGCFVIPDLEKLREVAHAATEEP
- a CDS encoding c-type cytochrome translates to MKGRILPGGLMALGVAAWVTAALAMEPLPKSPPVPAGNPMSAAKVELGKQLFFDPRLSLTGTVSCNSCHNVMAGGEDNRPNSVGVDGRKGGRSAPTVWNAAFMSVQFWDGRASTLEDQAKGPMVNPVEMGMADHSLVIKRIAAAPGYRRQFQRVFGGRNALTIDNVARAIAAYERTLITPNSPVDRYLGGNAKALSAAAVRGKDLVEKIGCVSCHSGPNFAGPVLESGQGFYQKFPTNEVAASVAKYDLKADAGRFGVTKKEEDRNLWRVQTWRNVALTAPYFHNGSVPTLREAVTVMAKTQLDKDLTPAESADIVAFLEGLTGEFPRQTLPRLPATSGTSLVD
- a CDS encoding hemerythrin domain-containing protein, with protein sequence MSPLPDASRAPGHTAPGFFDRLRHDHRRVLEQVAELEEEALGGRRRAARALPSDGALHRFAEMLLRQFDTHMAAEDELLFPALLAVMPEARDSVEPLSADHVELRGMLSRLRFLLGEAPSEPRDGQVRVLVADLVDLLRIHIRKEERAVFRVAQSVLDPAGIEALDAGLAVLELGTARRDDPAGQD
- a CDS encoding cytochrome c; protein product: MKVCWRWALLASALAGLAAAGCGGQKQEGTAKEAQGGGTPPVSKYDRGPRAFASPMDDSRAAQGEQLFQKKGCSACHAFGRKLNCPDLKGVTGRRTAEWMENQILHPEIMIKEDPISRQLFTQFALQMPNQGLTQEEARAVIEFFKKKDREPAAAR
- the nosZ gene encoding Sec-dependent nitrous-oxide reductase yields the protein MLKTRWTWFAAAGALTLWAALSWMGCSGGAKGGAGNFASAAQKVYVKPGEHDAYYAFFSGGHSGQVFVYGMPSCRHITTIPVFTPEPAKGYGVDEESREMLKGYTWGDAHHPGLSETDGDYDGRWLFINDMPNARIARIDLRDFVTHEIFGPIPNVSAAHACPFPTPNTEYVFAASRFSAPVPVGSYSRVEDYGKNFKGIIAGVKVDPKSGHMSLGFEILMPPFDWDLADAGKGPSHGWEFFTCYNSEGAFDSLETKASQNEMDYVAAVDWRAAQKAVDEGKARQIGGAPVLDPATVKGIVYLVPVPKSPHGVDVDPSGEYICCAGKLQAEVSVFSFKKIAAAIAAGQFDGEKDGIPVLKYADCLEARVPVGLGPLHTQFDGKGFAYTSLFLDSKIAKWKVGPPWKVVDDIDVYYSIGHLMASEGDTRHPTGEYVVALDKLSKDRYLQVGPAHPEAAQLIDLRGPKMELLYDFPTYLEPHYAQMIRAEKVKPIKYYPMDENHNPRAIKRPEEARVERKGRRVDVYMVAVRSHFTPDVLRVVQGDTVYFHVTNVEQEEDIAHGFGILFSSKDMQVDPGETKTMRWVAGKSGVTPFYCSNFCSALHQEMQGYIEVAPPGSKVSSLQRPSAQRVSEVAALMRH